One segment of Anaerolineales bacterium DNA contains the following:
- a CDS encoding LCP family protein, producing MRARSSSEKPVRRRSGMPAWVLWALGGAFLIGIVLTGYLVFSMARGLASAWTGTGPAPFSFAGIGGGEATPAAGQPPVAIPAQETGPAWNGVDRVNILLMGLDYRDWSEGDGPPRTDSMMLVSVDPITKAAGMLSIPRDLWVEIPGFEHNRINTAYFLGETYQLPGGGPALAAKTVENLLGVPVTYYAVIDFRAFERMVDEIGGVEVLVKEEVKICPIGQKCRWLRPSSALLNGSDALAYARARKTAGGDFDRAQRQQQVAMAIRDKILNLNMLPSLLAKAPALYENFATGIRTNLSFDQMIALGSLAVQLPKESIRRGVIAPPDMVTMETLPSGAEVLRPIPSEIRRLRDELFAQASAVGPAAPVDQPVEAAKVENPRVRILNGSGVEGLASKTAEYLKAQGISVVEVGNADRLDYEKSRIFVHNPTFPYTLRFLAELMGLSQGQILSPVAPSGDFDLEVVLGADWAYQAIQGAIP from the coding sequence TTGAGAGCCCGTTCATCCTCCGAAAAACCCGTCCGACGCCGCAGCGGAATGCCCGCCTGGGTCCTGTGGGCCCTGGGGGGCGCATTCCTGATAGGGATTGTGCTCACGGGGTACCTGGTGTTCTCCATGGCGCGCGGCCTGGCCTCCGCCTGGACAGGCACTGGGCCGGCGCCCTTCAGCTTCGCCGGGATCGGCGGCGGGGAAGCCACACCGGCGGCTGGCCAGCCGCCGGTGGCGATTCCCGCTCAGGAAACCGGGCCGGCCTGGAACGGCGTCGACCGCGTCAACATCCTGCTGATGGGGCTCGACTATCGCGACTGGTCCGAAGGCGACGGTCCGCCGCGCACCGACAGCATGATGCTGGTCTCGGTCGATCCGATCACCAAAGCCGCCGGCATGTTGTCGATCCCTCGCGATCTGTGGGTCGAGATCCCGGGCTTCGAGCACAACCGCATCAACACCGCCTATTTCCTGGGTGAGACCTATCAGCTCCCCGGCGGCGGTCCGGCGCTGGCGGCCAAGACCGTCGAGAACTTGCTGGGCGTCCCCGTGACCTACTACGCCGTCATCGATTTCCGCGCCTTCGAGCGCATGGTCGATGAGATCGGGGGCGTCGAAGTGCTCGTCAAGGAAGAGGTCAAGATCTGCCCCATCGGGCAGAAGTGCCGCTGGCTGCGGCCTTCGAGCGCCTTGCTGAACGGATCGGACGCGCTCGCCTACGCCCGAGCGCGCAAGACGGCCGGCGGCGACTTCGACCGGGCGCAGCGCCAGCAGCAAGTCGCCATGGCGATCCGCGACAAGATCCTCAACCTGAATATGCTTCCGTCCTTGCTCGCCAAAGCTCCGGCCCTGTATGAGAATTTCGCCACCGGCATTCGGACCAACCTGTCGTTCGACCAGATGATTGCCCTGGGGTCCCTGGCCGTGCAGCTTCCGAAGGAGAGCATCCGCCGCGGGGTGATCGCGCCTCCGGACATGGTGACCATGGAAACCCTGCCCTCCGGTGCCGAGGTCTTGCGCCCCATCCCGAGCGAGATTCGGCGTCTGAGGGATGAGCTCTTCGCCCAGGCCAGCGCCGTCGGCCCCGCCGCCCCGGTGGACCAGCCTGTTGAAGCGGCGAAGGTCGAGAACCCGCGGGTGCGGATCCTGAACGGCTCGGGGGTGGAGGGTCTGGCCAGCAAGACTGCAGAGTACTTGAAGGCCCAGGGCATCTCGGTGGTGGAGGTCGGCAATGCCGATCGCCTGGACTACGAGAAGTCCCGGATCTTCGTCCACAATCCGACCTTCCCCTACACCCTGCGTTTCCTGGCCGAACTGATGGGCCTGTCCCAGGGCCAGATCCTCAGCCCGGTTGCGCCCTCCGGGGATTTCGACCTTGAGGTGGTGCTGGGGGCCGATTGGGCCTACCAGGCTATCCAAGGCGCAATTCCCTGA
- a CDS encoding ABC-F family ATP-binding cassette domain-containing protein codes for MSRTWIGFLTGMAGIIAQQLLWAAVAPARLIPAARYNALDDPMSLLTASGLAKSYGAQDIFSGVSLAIPHQSRIGLVGPNGSGKTTLLRLLAGLDSPDAGRVSRSRSLRIGYLPQEALPPGLDDLQAQGGLWGFCLEALSDLRQQEAALTVLEAAMADPRRAEEAMARYGPMQESFERAGGYTYTARIKRVLSGLGFAADEFDRPLARLSGGEKTRAYLARLILEDPDLLLLDEPTNHLDVQALEWLEGWLREWPGAVLAVSHDRYFLDRVVDQVWELEPAGIEIYRGSYTAYAQQRQERKALLAQAYRRQQAFVESESDYIARNIAGQNTRQAQGRRKRLERMLRQKPVERLRPEASIHFTFGQTERSGDRALETHSLQVGHADSPEALFSVPDLVLQRGECAALLGPNGAGKTTFLRTLLGEIEPRTGKVQLGASIRLGYFAQAHADLDPSSTALQSVMQADPSLTPATARDWLARFLLRGDSVDKTVDVLSGGERGRLALARLVLQGANLLLLDEPTSHLDLTSQETLQAALSAYDGTILLVSHDRYLVNALATQVWSVVPPAQHLQVTPGNYDQMLEMQPGLSQPAQAKPAAAGSSSRRRSRPARSVRKLETLEADIRALEQTLTDVGAQLQVAGSDLGRVRDLGQQYAQLEADLQAALGEWERLAAEMEEGPVI; via the coding sequence ATGAGTCGGACATGGATCGGGTTTCTGACCGGGATGGCCGGAATTATAGCCCAGCAGCTGCTGTGGGCGGCGGTCGCGCCGGCCCGGCTGATCCCCGCGGCTAGGTATAATGCCCTGGATGACCCCATGTCTCTGCTGACCGCCTCCGGCCTGGCCAAGAGCTACGGCGCCCAGGATATCTTCTCCGGTGTATCGCTGGCGATCCCCCATCAGTCGCGGATTGGCCTGGTAGGCCCCAACGGAAGCGGGAAGACGACCTTGCTGCGCTTGCTGGCCGGACTGGACTCGCCGGATGCCGGGCGTGTCAGCCGCTCGCGCTCCCTGCGGATCGGCTACCTGCCGCAGGAGGCCCTGCCCCCGGGCCTTGACGATCTGCAGGCGCAGGGCGGATTGTGGGGATTCTGCCTGGAGGCCCTCTCCGATCTGCGCCAGCAAGAGGCGGCGTTGACGGTGCTGGAAGCCGCCATGGCCGATCCCCGCCGGGCGGAAGAGGCGATGGCGCGCTACGGCCCGATGCAGGAGTCGTTCGAGCGGGCCGGCGGCTACACCTACACCGCCCGCATCAAGCGGGTGTTGAGCGGTTTGGGATTTGCGGCCGACGAGTTCGACCGCCCGCTGGCCAGGCTCTCCGGCGGCGAGAAGACCCGGGCCTATCTGGCGCGCTTGATCCTCGAAGACCCCGACCTGCTGCTGCTCGACGAACCGACCAACCACCTGGACGTTCAAGCGCTGGAATGGCTGGAGGGCTGGCTGCGCGAATGGCCGGGCGCGGTCCTGGCAGTGTCGCACGATCGCTACTTCCTGGACCGCGTCGTCGATCAGGTCTGGGAGCTTGAGCCCGCCGGCATCGAGATCTACCGCGGCAGCTACACGGCCTACGCCCAACAGCGGCAGGAGCGAAAGGCGCTGCTGGCGCAGGCTTACCGCAGACAGCAGGCATTCGTCGAGTCGGAGTCCGACTACATCGCCCGCAATATTGCCGGGCAGAACACGCGTCAGGCCCAAGGCAGGCGCAAACGTCTGGAGCGCATGCTGCGCCAGAAGCCCGTTGAGCGCCTGCGCCCCGAGGCCTCGATTCATTTCACCTTTGGCCAGACCGAACGCTCGGGCGACCGGGCGCTGGAGACGCATTCGCTGCAGGTGGGCCATGCCGACTCGCCAGAGGCGCTGTTCTCAGTTCCCGACCTGGTGCTGCAGCGGGGGGAATGCGCGGCCCTGCTCGGGCCCAACGGGGCAGGCAAGACGACGTTCCTGCGCACCCTTTTGGGGGAGATTGAACCGCGTACTGGGAAGGTCCAGCTGGGGGCGAGCATCCGCCTGGGGTACTTCGCCCAGGCGCACGCCGATCTGGATCCGTCCAGCACGGCCCTGCAGTCGGTGATGCAGGCCGATCCGTCGTTGACGCCAGCTACCGCCCGCGACTGGCTGGCGCGCTTCCTGCTGCGCGGCGATTCGGTCGACAAGACGGTCGACGTGCTCTCCGGCGGTGAACGCGGTCGGCTGGCCCTGGCACGGCTGGTCCTGCAGGGGGCCAACCTGCTGCTGCTCGACGAGCCCACGTCTCACCTGGATCTGACATCGCAGGAGACGCTGCAGGCCGCGCTCTCGGCCTACGACGGCACCATCCTGTTGGTCTCCCATGACCGCTACCTGGTGAACGCCCTGGCCACCCAGGTTTGGTCGGTCGTCCCCCCGGCCCAACACCTGCAGGTAACTCCCGGGAACTACGACCAGATGCTGGAAATGCAGCCAGGCCTGTCCCAGCCTGCCCAGGCCAAGCCGGCCGCCGCCGGTTCCTCCTCACGGCGCCGCTCCCGCCCGGCGCGGTCGGTGCGGAAACTAGAGACGCTGGAGGCCGATATTCGCGCTCTCGAGCAGACGCTGACGGATGTAGGCGCCCAGCTGCAGGTCGCCGGCAGCGATCTGGGACGGGTGCGGGATTTGGGCCAGCAGTATGCGCAGTTGGAGGCCGATCTGCAGGCCGCCCTGGGCGAATGGGAACGGCTGGCGGCCGAAATGGAAGAGGGCCCGGTGATATAA
- the selA gene encoding L-seryl-tRNA(Sec) selenium transferase: MSLSDLPSIDRLLRHGDTRGLVERYGRPLVLQSLRARVESVRAVISPGDPVPPDSLLIQAAAQEIAALLEPEPLPVINATGVVLHTNLGRAPLSRAARQAVLETASGYVALEYDLRRGARSQRHVHVEPLLCQVTGAQAALVVNNNAAAVLLALTALARGKEVLTSRSQLIEIGGGFRLPDILKQSGARLVEVGTTNRTHLRDFEQAIRPQTALILHAHSSNFRLIGFATEPSLGSLADLGAKHNIPVLDDLGSGALLDTAAYGLGHEPSVQESLQAGVSLVAFSGDKLLGGPQAGILVGRGDLIDRLRRNPLARAVRPDKLCLAALRATLVHYLKDEAVQQVPVWQMIAATEGDLRRRAESWVRALGAGEVLPGRSTVGGGSLPEETLPTSLLAFSLPRPNQLAAWLRRQSPPVVARVEDDRLVLDPRTVFESQEADLLRILHSLLSGG, from the coding sequence GTGAGCCTTTCGGACCTGCCGTCGATCGACCGACTGTTGCGTCACGGCGATACCCGTGGGCTGGTGGAACGCTACGGCCGCCCGCTGGTGCTGCAATCGCTCCGGGCCCGGGTTGAGTCGGTGCGCGCCGTGATCTCCCCGGGCGACCCCGTCCCGCCCGACTCGCTGCTGATCCAGGCCGCCGCCCAAGAGATCGCCGCCCTGCTCGAACCCGAACCACTGCCCGTCATCAACGCCACCGGCGTAGTGCTGCACACCAATCTCGGCCGGGCGCCGCTCAGCCGCGCCGCCCGCCAGGCCGTCCTCGAGACGGCGTCCGGCTACGTCGCCCTGGAGTACGACTTGAGGCGGGGCGCCCGCAGCCAGCGGCATGTTCATGTCGAGCCCCTGCTGTGCCAGGTGACCGGAGCGCAAGCCGCGCTGGTGGTCAACAACAACGCCGCCGCGGTGCTGCTCGCCCTGACGGCGCTGGCCCGGGGAAAGGAAGTACTCACTTCCCGCTCGCAGTTGATCGAGATCGGCGGCGGCTTTCGCCTCCCGGATATCCTCAAGCAGTCGGGGGCACGGCTGGTCGAGGTCGGCACCACCAACCGCACCCACCTGCGGGATTTCGAGCAGGCAATCCGCCCCCAAACCGCCTTGATCCTGCACGCCCATTCCTCCAACTTCCGCTTGATCGGTTTCGCCACTGAGCCTTCGTTGGGCAGCCTGGCGGATCTCGGCGCCAAGCACAATATTCCCGTGCTCGATGACCTGGGCTCGGGCGCGCTGCTGGACACGGCCGCCTACGGGCTGGGGCACGAGCCCAGCGTGCAAGAATCCCTCCAAGCCGGAGTTTCGCTGGTAGCCTTTTCGGGGGATAAGCTGCTGGGAGGCCCGCAGGCAGGGATCCTCGTCGGCCGGGGGGATCTGATCGACCGCCTGCGGCGCAATCCGCTGGCACGCGCGGTTCGGCCCGACAAGTTGTGCCTGGCCGCCCTGAGAGCAACGCTGGTGCACTACCTCAAGGATGAAGCCGTGCAGCAGGTGCCGGTCTGGCAGATGATCGCGGCCACAGAGGGGGATCTGCGTCGGCGAGCCGAAAGTTGGGTACGTGCCCTGGGTGCCGGCGAGGTGCTCCCGGGCCGGTCCACGGTCGGCGGCGGCAGCCTGCCGGAAGAGACTCTGCCGACCTCGCTGCTCGCCTTTTCTCTCCCCCGGCCCAATCAGCTGGCAGCCTGGCTCCGGCGCCAGTCGCCCCCGGTCGTGGCCCGGGTCGAAGATGACCGGCTCGTGCTCGACCCGCGTACGGTGTTCGAGTCGCAGGAAGCTGACCTGCTGCGCATCTTGCACAGTTTGCTATCAGGAGGCTGA
- a CDS encoding Xaa-Pro peptidase family protein: MKADLDAHMQAAGLDALLILSDGMPHAATTYFCGTTNAGTTLLLKPRGQPPILFHGNMEREQAALTGLPTRNFEQAGWGKTISSQAGEQLAAELEALQVRGNVAVHGKAEAGAVYSFLKALEQAAPQISLALEDTQSAVLMLTRSTKDAAEVERMRTVARATVSVVGNVVDFLMSHPARDGRLVNQQGEPLTVGEVKRRINLWLAMKDLENPEGTILAIGRETAFPHSTGRSDQPIPLGVPIILDIFPREAGGGYFYDFTRTWSLGRAGDQLLAAYQDVADCYHASLDGLRLGRATRELQSQACDLFEAGGHPTLRSRPGTTDGYVHSLGHGVGLDVHEPPSMRHLETERSILQAGMVFTIEPGLYYPDRGFGVRLENTYVLGADGRAEALAEFPEDLVLRAPGW, from the coding sequence ATGAAGGCTGACTTGGACGCACACATGCAGGCCGCCGGCCTGGACGCCCTGCTGATCTTGTCGGACGGAATGCCGCACGCCGCAACGACATACTTCTGCGGGACCACGAACGCAGGCACCACGCTGCTGCTGAAACCGCGAGGGCAGCCACCCATCCTCTTCCACGGCAATATGGAGCGCGAGCAGGCTGCCCTCACAGGCCTGCCAACCCGCAACTTCGAGCAGGCCGGGTGGGGCAAAACGATCTCAAGCCAGGCGGGCGAGCAGCTGGCCGCCGAACTCGAGGCCCTGCAGGTTCGCGGCAACGTGGCGGTCCACGGCAAAGCCGAAGCCGGCGCCGTATACAGCTTCCTCAAAGCCTTGGAGCAGGCTGCGCCCCAGATCAGCCTTGCCCTCGAGGACACCCAGAGCGCTGTGCTGATGCTTACCCGATCGACCAAGGATGCCGCAGAGGTCGAGCGCATGCGGACGGTCGCCCGGGCGACGGTTTCGGTCGTGGGCAACGTCGTTGATTTCCTGATGAGCCACCCCGCCCGGGACGGAAGGCTGGTCAATCAGCAAGGGGAACCCCTGACCGTCGGTGAGGTCAAGCGGCGCATCAACTTGTGGCTGGCTATGAAGGATCTGGAGAACCCGGAAGGTACGATCCTCGCCATCGGCCGCGAGACCGCCTTCCCGCACAGCACTGGCCGGTCCGACCAACCCATCCCGCTCGGCGTACCGATCATCCTCGACATCTTTCCCCGCGAGGCTGGCGGAGGTTACTTCTACGACTTCACGCGAACCTGGAGCCTCGGCCGGGCTGGGGACCAACTGCTGGCGGCCTATCAGGATGTGGCCGACTGCTACCACGCCAGCCTCGACGGACTGCGCCTCGGCCGGGCGACCCGCGAACTGCAGAGCCAGGCCTGCGACCTGTTCGAGGCCGGCGGCCATCCGACCCTCCGCAGCCGCCCGGGCACAACTGACGGCTACGTGCACTCGCTGGGCCACGGCGTCGGGCTGGACGTCCACGAGCCCCCCAGCATGCGCCACCTCGAAACCGAACGGTCCATCCTCCAGGCAGGAATGGTGTTCACGATCGAGCCCGGACTCTACTACCCCGACCGGGGATTCGGCGTTCGTCTGGAGAACACCTACGTTCTGGGTGCGGATGGCAGGGCCGAGGCCCTGGCGGAGTTCCCGGAAGACCTGGTTCTGCGCGCTCCCGGCTGGTAG
- the tsaD gene encoding tRNA (adenosine(37)-N6)-threonylcarbamoyltransferase complex transferase subunit TsaD, whose protein sequence is MEQETRLLGIETSCDETAAAVVESGRHVVSNVVASQADLHARYGGVFPEVASRIHIETIFPVVSEALSQAHVGMDAIDAIAVTRGPGLAGSLVVGLNMAKGLALASGLPLLGVNHLEAHLYSTWLVEGQPLPDFPLLCLIVSGGHTELILMTNHLEYQRLGATLDDAAGEAFDKVARLLGLAYPGGPAIQAAAENGDASAFRFPRAWLQGTWNFSFSGLKTAVLREVRAQQPEIEAGVEAPGPGLPIADLAASFQAAVIDVLAGKTLAAAKAFKAKEVLIAGGVSANLPLRSAMLDQRDFPVRVPPLFLCTDNAAMIAALGHWRYLSGQRDALDIDVLPTWPLAA, encoded by the coding sequence ATGGAACAGGAAACGCGCCTCCTCGGCATTGAGACCTCGTGTGATGAGACGGCTGCCGCCGTGGTCGAGAGTGGCCGGCACGTGGTTTCGAACGTGGTCGCCTCCCAGGCCGACCTGCACGCCCGCTATGGGGGCGTCTTTCCCGAGGTCGCCTCACGCATCCACATCGAGACCATCTTCCCGGTCGTCTCGGAGGCGCTATCCCAGGCGCACGTCGGGATGGACGCGATCGACGCCATCGCCGTCACCCGCGGGCCCGGCCTAGCCGGGTCGCTGGTTGTCGGGCTCAACATGGCCAAGGGGCTGGCACTGGCCTCGGGCCTGCCGCTGCTCGGCGTCAACCACCTCGAAGCCCACCTGTATTCCACCTGGTTGGTCGAGGGGCAGCCCCTGCCAGACTTTCCCCTGCTGTGCCTGATCGTCTCTGGCGGCCACACCGAACTGATCCTGATGACGAACCATCTGGAATATCAGCGGCTGGGTGCCACCCTGGATGATGCCGCCGGCGAAGCCTTCGACAAGGTCGCCCGGCTGCTCGGCCTGGCGTATCCCGGCGGCCCGGCGATCCAGGCCGCCGCCGAGAACGGCGACGCCTCCGCTTTCCGCTTTCCGCGCGCCTGGCTGCAGGGCACGTGGAATTTCTCGTTCAGCGGCTTGAAGACCGCTGTGCTGCGCGAAGTGCGGGCCCAGCAGCCGGAGATCGAGGCCGGGGTGGAGGCGCCCGGCCCGGGGTTGCCGATCGCCGACCTGGCCGCCTCGTTTCAGGCGGCCGTGATCGACGTCCTGGCCGGCAAGACGCTGGCGGCCGCCAAGGCCTTCAAGGCCAAGGAAGTCCTGATCGCCGGCGGCGTCTCCGCCAACCTGCCGCTGCGGTCGGCGATGCTCGACCAGCGCGACTTCCCCGTGCGCGTGCCGCCTCTGTTTCTGTGCACCGACAACGCCGCCATGATCGCCGCCCTGGGACACTGGCGCTATCTGTCGGGACAGCGCGACGCCCTCGACATCGACGTCCTCCCCACCTGGCCGTTGGCCGCCTAG